One Aquamicrobium sp. genomic region harbors:
- a CDS encoding acetoacetate decarboxylase family protein: protein MEVDRSEIEKVLAPTPFEFVAPYAWIEAYIYTTITGFAEYEDTFGDYYGSTGVVIPARFGEHTGGYYAHCFKNKDYGTAPGREAMGFPIKYAELRMQKVGRAVTATTRRPTASVDLSLVIGDGAAKPPVDVVRSPHLLLQSIPSVERDEVMLQQIIKRDVSSSSSLTAVAGEPAVDFLPTGSGVDELAWLKAGRPIYGEFFSGKFRGAFGTVLSTTASPELRKRLGV, encoded by the coding sequence ATGGAGGTCGACCGGAGCGAGATCGAAAAGGTCCTTGCTCCCACGCCCTTCGAGTTCGTCGCGCCCTATGCCTGGATCGAGGCCTATATCTACACCACGATCACCGGCTTCGCCGAATACGAGGACACGTTCGGGGACTATTATGGCTCCACCGGCGTGGTGATCCCCGCCCGCTTCGGCGAGCATACCGGCGGCTACTACGCCCATTGCTTCAAGAACAAGGACTACGGGACCGCCCCCGGCCGCGAGGCGATGGGCTTTCCCATCAAATATGCCGAGCTGCGCATGCAGAAGGTCGGCCGCGCCGTCACCGCCACGACGCGGCGCCCGACGGCAAGCGTCGATCTCTCGCTCGTCATCGGCGACGGGGCGGCGAAGCCGCCGGTCGACGTCGTGCGCTCGCCGCATCTGCTGTTGCAGTCCATCCCCTCGGTCGAGCGGGACGAGGTGATGCTGCAGCAGATCATCAAGCGCGACGTCTCGTCGTCGTCGTCGCTGACCGCCGTGGCCGGCGAGCCCGCCGTCGACTTCCTGCCGACGGGCTCGGGGGTCGACGAGCTCGCATGGCTTAAGGCCGGGCGGCCGATCTATGGCGAGTTCTTCAGCGGCAAGTTCCGGGGCGCGTTCGGAACGGTCCTGTCGACCACGGCCTCGCCCGAGTTGCGCAAGCGGCTGGGCGTCTGA
- a CDS encoding acetoacetate decarboxylase family protein, with product MTEPHSGAVPLHHPLYRSVGNYGGDCFGISLLMEVDADAVARVLEPTPFDFVSAHAWVEAYVYPTTFGMAGYEDNSGPPYGSFGVVVPVRYGEHIGGYYAHCFKNKDYGIYPGREAAGFPIKQAELSMQRSGRVVSGTMTRPTARFDLSLVIDEPGQERTAPADVARTPNLLLQSIPSVERDEVMLQQIIRRDVLSSSSLVTTSGEGAISFLPTPSGIDELAWLADGKVVHGEFFSGDFRGAHGQVVGATASAAFLSRLSSA from the coding sequence ATGACCGAGCCGCATTCCGGTGCCGTTCCCCTGCACCATCCGCTCTACCGCAGCGTGGGAAACTACGGAGGCGACTGCTTCGGCATCTCGCTGCTTATGGAAGTCGATGCCGATGCGGTCGCGCGCGTGCTCGAACCGACGCCGTTCGACTTCGTCTCGGCGCATGCCTGGGTGGAGGCCTATGTCTACCCCACCACCTTCGGCATGGCCGGCTACGAGGATAATTCCGGCCCTCCCTACGGCTCGTTCGGGGTCGTCGTTCCCGTCCGCTACGGCGAGCATATCGGCGGCTACTACGCCCATTGCTTCAAGAACAAGGACTACGGGATCTATCCCGGCCGCGAGGCCGCGGGCTTTCCGATCAAGCAGGCGGAGCTTTCGATGCAGCGCTCCGGGCGGGTCGTCAGCGGAACCATGACCCGGCCGACCGCCCGCTTCGACCTGTCCCTCGTGATCGACGAGCCGGGACAGGAACGGACCGCGCCCGCCGATGTCGCGCGGACGCCGAACCTGCTCCTGCAATCCATCCCTTCCGTCGAGCGGGACGAGGTGATGCTGCAGCAGATCATCAGGCGGGACGTGCTGTCGTCGTCGTCGCTGGTCACGACGAGCGGCGAAGGAGCGATCAGCTTCCTGCCGACCCCGTCGGGCATCGATGAGCTCGCCTGGCTGGCCGATGGCAAGGTCGTCCATGGCGAGTTCTTCAGCGGCGACTTTCGCGGCGCCCACGGGCAAGTGGTGGGAGCGACGGCCTCGGCCGCGTTCCTGAGCCGGCTTTCCAGCGCCTGA
- a CDS encoding ABC transporter permease: MRFWIYRLLMAGFTLLLLSLILFLTTSVLPGDVGRRILGGTANDAAVAALNRELGTDRPAIEQYTDWLLGVLRGDLGRSYSLKMPVTELLGPALLNSFKLTLLVVAMLVPLAIAGGIWAAIRRGTATDHVITLGAASATTIPDFVTGITLLIVFSVGLGWFPISGTAPRDAGLLSQLHHLVLPALCMVIGLGGYVLRMPRAGLILALESDYARTAHLKGLPAKVVVVRHVLRNGLIPTIAVVATQIGYIFGGLVVIEVLFNYNGVGKALYVAASQKDFPVLQGGVMIVGAVFFLVTILGDILQAALDPRLRSGGA, from the coding sequence ATGAGATTCTGGATCTACAGGTTGCTGATGGCGGGGTTCACCCTGCTGTTGCTGAGCCTCATCCTGTTCCTGACGACCAGCGTGCTGCCCGGCGATGTCGGCCGCCGCATTCTCGGCGGCACGGCCAACGACGCCGCGGTCGCGGCGCTGAACCGGGAGCTGGGAACCGACCGACCGGCCATCGAGCAGTATACGGACTGGCTCCTCGGCGTGCTCCGGGGCGATCTCGGCCGCTCCTACAGCCTGAAGATGCCGGTTACGGAACTGCTCGGGCCGGCCCTGCTCAATTCGTTCAAGCTGACGCTGCTGGTGGTCGCCATGCTCGTGCCGCTGGCCATTGCCGGCGGCATCTGGGCGGCGATCCGGCGCGGCACCGCCACCGACCACGTCATCACGCTCGGCGCGGCGAGCGCGACGACGATCCCCGATTTCGTCACCGGGATCACCCTCCTGATCGTGTTCTCGGTCGGGCTCGGCTGGTTTCCGATCAGCGGCACGGCGCCGCGCGACGCGGGCCTGCTCAGCCAGTTGCATCATCTCGTGCTGCCGGCGCTATGCATGGTGATCGGGCTGGGCGGCTATGTCCTGCGCATGCCGCGGGCCGGCCTGATCCTCGCGCTCGAAAGCGACTATGCGCGCACCGCCCACCTCAAGGGCCTGCCGGCCAAGGTTGTGGTGGTGCGCCATGTCCTGCGCAACGGCCTGATCCCGACCATCGCGGTGGTCGCCACCCAGATCGGCTACATCTTCGGCGGCCTCGTCGTCATCGAGGTCCTGTTCAACTACAACGGCGTCGGCAAGGCGCTCTACGTCGCCGCCAGCCAGAAGGACTTCCCGGTCCTGCAGGGCGGCGTGATGATCGTCGGCGCGGTCTTCTTCCTGGTCACGATCCTCGGCGACATCCTCCAGGCGGCGCTCGACCCTCGCCTGCGCAGCGGAGGCGCCTGA
- a CDS encoding SRPBCC family protein has translation MDARNEMLRLIHARRDGFSLEQPFYVDPDFYRLDLELIWYRDWLFVGHDCEIARPGSYFTLQVGAYPVVVVRGRDGVIRALHNTCRHRGSRVCTAQRGMAAKLVCPYHQWTYDLDGSLVFARQMGDDFRKQDFGMKPVACESVAGYIFICLADEPADFAPFRALMEPYFAPHRLVEAKVAYESTIIEKGNWKLVWENNRECYHCAANHPELCKTYPEAPTVTGVSGAESDPDILAHWEHCEAAGLPSRFGIDKSGQYRATRAPLLRDAVSYTMTGRRAVRRNLSDSVSADRIGALLLYHYPTTWNHVLGDHAVTFRVLPLGPTETAVTTKWLVHKDAVEGVDYTLEELTHVWTMTNDEDRRIVEENAFGIGSPAYEPGPYSAEHEGGVMQFLEWYAASIGPRLAETGKPALRDVA, from the coding sequence ATGGATGCGCGCAATGAAATGCTGAGGCTGATCCACGCGCGGCGCGACGGCTTCAGCCTCGAACAACCTTTTTATGTCGATCCGGATTTCTACAGGCTCGACCTCGAGCTGATCTGGTATCGCGACTGGCTGTTTGTCGGTCACGATTGCGAGATCGCCAGGCCGGGCAGCTATTTCACCTTGCAGGTCGGGGCCTATCCGGTGGTGGTGGTGCGCGGCCGCGACGGCGTCATCCGCGCCCTGCACAACACATGCCGCCACCGCGGCAGCCGGGTGTGCACCGCGCAAAGGGGCATGGCGGCGAAGCTCGTATGCCCCTACCACCAGTGGACCTACGACCTCGACGGCTCGCTGGTCTTCGCCCGCCAGATGGGAGACGATTTCCGCAAGCAGGATTTCGGCATGAAACCCGTCGCCTGCGAGAGCGTCGCCGGCTACATCTTCATCTGCCTGGCGGACGAGCCGGCCGACTTCGCGCCGTTCCGCGCGCTGATGGAGCCCTATTTCGCGCCGCACCGGCTTGTCGAGGCCAAGGTCGCCTACGAGTCCACGATCATCGAGAAGGGCAACTGGAAGCTGGTCTGGGAAAACAACCGCGAGTGCTACCACTGCGCGGCCAACCATCCGGAACTGTGCAAGACCTATCCGGAAGCCCCGACCGTGACCGGAGTGAGCGGGGCGGAAAGCGACCCGGACATCCTGGCGCACTGGGAGCATTGCGAGGCCGCCGGCCTGCCCTCGCGTTTCGGCATCGACAAAAGCGGGCAGTACCGTGCCACCCGCGCTCCCCTTCTGCGCGATGCCGTCAGCTACACGATGACCGGCCGGCGCGCCGTCCGGCGCAACCTGTCCGACAGCGTCTCGGCCGATCGCATCGGCGCGCTGCTGCTCTATCACTATCCGACCACATGGAACCATGTGCTCGGCGACCATGCGGTGACCTTCCGCGTGCTGCCGCTCGGCCCGACCGAGACGGCGGTGACGACCAAATGGCTGGTCCACAAGGATGCGGTCGAGGGCGTCGACTACACGCTTGAAGAGCTCACCCATGTCTGGACCATGACCAACGACGAGGACCGGCGGATCGTCGAGGAGAACGCGTTCGGCATCGGATCGCCGGCCTACGAGCCCGGACCCTATTCGGCGGAACACGAGGGCGGCGTGATGCAGTTCCTCGAATGGTATGCGGCGTCCATCGGGCCGCGTCTCGCCGAGACCGGCAAGCCCGCGCTGCGCGACGTGGCATAG
- the metH gene encoding methionine synthase, with amino-acid sequence MSSLDELFGPVAPKRDGAEILAALQKAARERILVLDGAMGTQIQGLGFAEDHFRGDRFTGCACHQQGNNDLLILTQPKAIEDIHYAYARAGADIVETNTFSSTSIAQADYGMEEMVYELNRDGALLAKRALRRAEQEDGRRRFVAGALGPTNRTASISPDVNNPGYRAVTFDDLRLAYGEQLRGLIDGGADIILIETIFDTLNAKAAIFACGEIFTEKGIHLPVMISGTITDLSGRTLSGQTPTAFWHSIRHAKPFSVGLNCALGAAAMRPHLTEISGVADTFTCAYPNAGLPNAFGQYDETPDFMAAQVEEFAREGLVNVVGGCCGSTPEHIAAIAEAVAKHPPRSVPKLKPRMRLSGLEPFTLTKDIPFVNVGERTNVTGSARFRKLITAGDYAAALDVARDQVEGGAQVIDINMDEGLIDSQKAMVEYLNLIAAEPDIARVPVMIDSSKWEVIEAGLKCVQGKPIVNSISMKEGEDAFLHHARLCRMYGAAVVVMAFDEAGQADTKERKVEICTRAYKLLTETAGFAPEDIIFDPNVFAIATGIEEHDNYGVDFIEATREITATLPHVHISGGVSNLSFSFRGNEPVREAMHAVFLYHAIQAGMDMGIVNAGQLAVYESIDSELREACEDVVLNRKPAAGGTATERMLDIAERFRGAGAKEAKEKDLAWREWPVEKRIAHALVNGITEFIDADTEEARLNAERPLHVIEGPLMAGMNVVGDLFGAGKMFLPQVVKSARVMKQAVALLLPYMEAEKAANGGGARESAGKILMATVKGDVHDIGKNIVGVVLACNNYEIIDLGVMVPATKILETAKAEKVDIIGLSGLITPSLDEMAHVAAEMEREGFDIPLLIGGATTSRVHTAVKIHPRYSQGQAVHVNDASRAVGVVSNLLSHDMKPSYVENLRAEYRKVTEAHERSEREKQRLPLAKARANAHRIDWADYHPPKPSFTGTRVFETWDLAELARYIDWTPFFQTWELKGRYPKILDDEKQGPAARQLFEDAQAMLARIIDENWFAPKAAIGFWPANTVGDDIRLFTDESRSGELATFFTLRQQLTKQAGRANVALSDFVAPLDSGKPDWIGGFVVTAGIEEVAIAERFERANDDYSSIMVKALADRFAEAFAERMHEKVRKEFWGYAPDESLSPDDLIGEPYQGIRPAPGYPAQPDHTEKVTLFRLLDAERNAGVSLTESMAMWPGSSVSGIYLSHPESYYFGVAKVERDQVEDYAARKGMDLAAVERWLGPILNYVPASYAEAAE; translated from the coding sequence ATGTCATCTCTCGACGAGCTCTTCGGCCCCGTCGCCCCCAAACGGGATGGCGCGGAAATTCTGGCCGCCCTGCAAAAGGCGGCGCGCGAGCGCATCCTCGTTCTCGACGGCGCGATGGGCACCCAGATCCAGGGGCTGGGCTTTGCCGAGGATCATTTCCGCGGCGACCGCTTTACCGGCTGCGCCTGCCACCAGCAGGGCAACAACGATCTGCTCATCCTCACCCAGCCGAAGGCGATCGAGGACATCCATTATGCCTACGCCAGGGCGGGCGCCGACATCGTCGAGACCAACACTTTTTCCTCGACCTCCATCGCGCAGGCCGACTACGGCATGGAGGAGATGGTCTACGAGCTGAACCGCGACGGCGCGCTGCTGGCGAAGCGCGCGCTGCGCCGCGCGGAGCAGGAGGACGGACGGCGCCGCTTCGTCGCCGGCGCGCTGGGGCCGACCAACCGCACCGCATCGATCTCGCCAGATGTCAACAATCCCGGCTATCGCGCCGTCACCTTCGACGATCTGCGCCTCGCCTATGGCGAGCAGCTGCGCGGGCTGATCGACGGCGGCGCCGACATCATCTTGATCGAGACGATCTTCGACACGCTCAACGCCAAGGCGGCGATCTTCGCCTGCGGGGAGATATTCACGGAAAAAGGGATCCATCTGCCGGTGATGATCTCCGGCACCATCACCGACCTTTCCGGCCGCACCCTTTCAGGCCAGACGCCCACGGCCTTCTGGCATTCGATCCGCCATGCGAAACCCTTTTCGGTCGGTCTGAACTGCGCGCTGGGCGCGGCCGCGATGCGCCCGCATCTGACCGAGATTTCCGGCGTCGCCGACACGTTTACCTGCGCCTATCCCAATGCCGGCCTGCCCAACGCCTTCGGCCAGTATGACGAGACGCCCGACTTCATGGCCGCCCAGGTCGAGGAATTCGCGCGCGAGGGACTGGTCAATGTCGTCGGCGGCTGCTGCGGCTCGACGCCGGAGCACATCGCCGCCATCGCCGAGGCGGTTGCGAAGCACCCGCCGAGAAGCGTTCCGAAGCTGAAGCCGCGGATGCGCCTGTCGGGGCTGGAGCCGTTCACGCTGACGAAGGACATCCCCTTCGTCAATGTCGGCGAGCGCACCAACGTCACCGGCTCGGCGCGCTTCCGCAAGCTCATCACCGCCGGCGACTACGCCGCCGCCCTCGACGTGGCGCGCGACCAGGTCGAGGGCGGCGCGCAGGTCATCGACATCAACATGGACGAGGGCCTGATCGACTCGCAGAAGGCGATGGTCGAGTACCTCAACCTGATCGCCGCCGAGCCCGACATCGCCCGCGTGCCGGTGATGATCGACAGCTCCAAATGGGAGGTGATCGAGGCCGGCCTCAAATGCGTTCAGGGCAAGCCCATCGTCAACTCGATCTCGATGAAGGAGGGCGAGGACGCCTTCCTTCATCATGCGAGGCTGTGCCGGATGTACGGCGCGGCCGTCGTGGTCATGGCCTTCGACGAGGCCGGGCAGGCCGATACGAAGGAGCGCAAGGTCGAGATATGCACCCGCGCCTATAAGCTGCTGACGGAGACGGCCGGCTTCGCGCCCGAGGACATCATCTTCGATCCGAACGTCTTCGCCATCGCCACCGGCATCGAGGAGCACGACAATTACGGCGTCGACTTCATCGAGGCGACGCGGGAGATCACCGCTACCCTGCCGCACGTCCACATCTCGGGCGGCGTGTCGAACCTGTCCTTCTCCTTCCGCGGCAACGAGCCGGTGCGCGAGGCCATGCACGCGGTGTTCCTCTACCACGCCATCCAGGCGGGCATGGACATGGGCATCGTCAATGCCGGTCAGCTCGCCGTCTACGAGTCCATCGATTCCGAGCTGCGCGAGGCCTGCGAGGACGTCGTGCTCAACCGCAAGCCGGCGGCGGGCGGCACGGCGACGGAGCGGATGCTCGACATTGCCGAGCGTTTCAGGGGCGCGGGCGCGAAGGAAGCGAAGGAGAAAGACCTCGCCTGGCGTGAATGGCCGGTCGAAAAGCGCATCGCGCACGCGCTGGTCAACGGCATCACCGAGTTCATCGACGCAGACACGGAGGAGGCGCGGCTCAACGCCGAGCGCCCGCTCCACGTCATCGAGGGACCGCTGATGGCGGGCATGAACGTCGTCGGCGACCTGTTCGGCGCCGGCAAGATGTTCCTGCCGCAGGTGGTGAAGTCCGCCCGCGTCATGAAGCAGGCCGTCGCGCTGCTTCTGCCCTACATGGAGGCGGAGAAGGCGGCGAACGGCGGCGGCGCGCGCGAGAGCGCCGGCAAGATCCTGATGGCGACGGTGAAGGGCGACGTCCACGACATCGGCAAGAACATCGTCGGCGTCGTGCTTGCCTGCAACAATTACGAGATCATCGACCTCGGCGTGATGGTGCCGGCGACGAAGATCCTCGAGACGGCGAAGGCCGAGAAGGTCGACATCATCGGCCTTTCCGGCCTTATCACGCCGTCTCTCGACGAGATGGCGCATGTCGCGGCCGAGATGGAGCGCGAAGGCTTCGACATCCCGCTGCTGATCGGCGGGGCGACGACCAGCCGCGTCCATACGGCCGTGAAGATTCATCCACGCTACAGCCAAGGCCAGGCCGTGCATGTGAACGACGCGAGCCGCGCGGTCGGCGTGGTGTCGAACCTCCTGTCGCATGACATGAAGCCGTCCTATGTCGAGAACCTGCGCGCCGAGTACAGGAAGGTCACGGAAGCGCATGAGCGCTCCGAGCGCGAGAAGCAGCGCCTGCCGCTGGCGAAGGCGCGCGCCAACGCCCACAGGATCGACTGGGCGGACTACCACCCGCCGAAACCCTCTTTTACCGGAACACGGGTATTCGAGACGTGGGATCTGGCCGAGCTTGCGCGCTACATCGACTGGACGCCGTTCTTCCAGACCTGGGAGCTGAAGGGTCGCTACCCCAAGATTCTCGATGACGAGAAGCAGGGGCCCGCCGCGCGCCAGCTCTTCGAGGATGCGCAAGCGATGCTGGCCAGGATCATCGACGAGAACTGGTTCGCGCCGAAGGCCGCGATCGGTTTCTGGCCGGCCAACACCGTTGGCGACGATATCAGGCTGTTCACGGATGAAAGCCGTTCAGGCGAACTGGCGACCTTCTTCACCCTGCGCCAGCAACTGACCAAGCAGGCCGGCAGGGCGAACGTCGCCCTGTCGGATTTCGTCGCGCCGCTGGACAGCGGCAAGCCCGACTGGATCGGCGGCTTCGTGGTGACGGCCGGCATCGAGGAAGTGGCGATCGCCGAGCGCTTCGAGCGCGCCAACGACGACTATTCCTCGATCATGGTCAAGGCGCTGGCCGACCGCTTCGCCGAAGCCTTCGCCGAGCGCATGCACGAGAAGGTGCGCAAGGAGTTCTGGGGTTACGCGCCGGACGAGAGCCTTTCGCCGGACGACCTGATCGGCGAACCCTATCAGGGCATCCGGCCGGCGCCGGGCTACCCCGCCCAGCCCGACCATACCGAGAAGGTCACGCTCTTCCGTCTGCTCGACGCGGAAAGGAACGCCGGCGTCAGCCTGACCGAAAGCATGGCCATGTGGCCGGGCTCCTCCGTGTCGGGCATCTATCTCTCCCATCCCGAAAGCTATTATTTCGGCGTGGCGAAGGTGGAGCGCGATCAGGTCGAGGACTACGCCGCCCGCAAGGGGATGGATCTCGCCGCGGTTGAACGCTGGCTGGGGCCGATCCTGAACTACGTGCCGGCATCCTATGCCGAGGCGGCCGAATAA
- a CDS encoding ABC transporter permease, producing the protein MSDIADRPSRNLRLPSPGLAISVLIVGFWIVCAIFGSRITPYDPLAVSVIERLKAPSPEHWFGTDRLGRDVLSRVMAGSRSVVQIALSATAIAITIGTFFGLLTGYFRGFVSDLIMRIFEAILAVPVVLLAMIAIVAVGPSSVTVLLVIGLVFVPVVARTVRAAVLSERNCYYIHAALMRAENTPYILFREILPNILGTIVVEATVRLGYAIFVAATLSFLGMGVQPPTPDWGLSIYESYGLISAGFWWPVAFPALAIASLVVSINIIAEKTLVNGR; encoded by the coding sequence ATGAGCGACATCGCAGACCGGCCAAGCCGCAATCTCCGCCTGCCGTCGCCCGGACTGGCCATCAGCGTGCTGATCGTCGGGTTCTGGATCGTCTGCGCCATCTTCGGCAGCAGGATAACGCCCTACGATCCCCTTGCCGTCTCCGTCATAGAGCGCCTGAAGGCGCCCTCGCCGGAACACTGGTTCGGCACTGACCGGCTCGGCCGCGACGTCCTTTCCCGCGTGATGGCCGGCAGCCGCAGCGTCGTCCAGATCGCCCTTTCCGCCACGGCCATCGCCATCACCATCGGAACCTTCTTCGGCCTGCTGACCGGCTATTTCCGCGGTTTCGTCTCCGACCTCATCATGCGGATATTCGAGGCGATCCTCGCCGTGCCGGTCGTCCTGCTGGCTATGATCGCCATCGTCGCGGTCGGACCTTCCTCGGTCACGGTCCTGCTGGTGATAGGCCTGGTCTTCGTCCCGGTCGTAGCGCGAACGGTGCGGGCGGCGGTCCTGAGCGAGCGCAACTGCTATTATATCCACGCCGCGCTGATGCGGGCCGAGAACACGCCCTACATCCTGTTCCGCGAGATCCTGCCCAACATCCTCGGCACCATCGTGGTCGAGGCCACGGTGCGGCTCGGCTATGCGATCTTCGTCGCCGCGACCCTGTCGTTTCTCGGCATGGGCGTCCAGCCCCCGACCCCGGACTGGGGTCTCTCCATCTACGAGAGCTACGGCCTGATCAGCGCGGGCTTCTGGTGGCCCGTCGCCTTCCCGGCCCTCGCCATCGCCAGCCTCGTGGTTTCCATCAACATCATCGCGGAGAAGACGCTCGTCAATGGCCGTTGA
- a CDS encoding dipeptide ABC transporter ATP-binding protein — translation MAVETQLLPVAKPADPILEIEGLRLAYRIAGRARETVRGVSFSIGRGEAYGLVGESGCGKSTVAFSAVHYLPDNVVPLGGSIRIAGREVSRLSAGELMLMRKSIVSMVYQSASTALNPTLTIARQVAEVFELKGLSGEAALRETEAALRKVKISDVAKVMRSYPHQLSGGMQQRVVIAMAISASPELIILDEPTTGLDATVEADIIDLLRHLGAEMGVSYLFISHNLGLVAQVCDRVGVLYAGRLVEEGDAGALFRNPRHPYTSRLLRCAPNWGAQKADGPLETIPGFPPRPGEAIAGCVFEARCPLAQPVCRTTPPPAVAYEAGHVTWCHRHQEVPSLAAGADRTARLAGTAARDASAPVLLETRQLDKSYGEGPHRVRVLSGIDLAIRAGEVLGIVGESGSGKSTLAKVITGLEAPDDETSLVYAGSPLPGHVRKRSAEQTRGIQMVFQDPGSSLNPSHSVGQILSRTIRRQLGLSGTACTARIDAVAGKARLDGHHIAARPVELSGGLKQRVAIARAIAGEPRLVICDEPTSALDVSVQAAIVNLLADLQRTEGLSLVFVSHDLGVVRYISDRIMVLYLGRVMEIGPAAAVFDGPHHPYTEALLSAAPQMETATEDRRKAGARRITLTGEIPRHSNPPTGCVFHTRCFRKVGAICETEAPPCQTDGAGHEVFCHIPLNELGRQSRPSRTSAPRDTVTTGQE, via the coding sequence ATGGCCGTTGAAACGCAGCTGCTGCCCGTCGCGAAGCCGGCCGACCCGATCCTGGAGATCGAGGGGCTGCGCCTCGCCTACCGGATCGCCGGCCGCGCCCGCGAGACGGTGCGCGGCGTGTCCTTCAGCATCGGCAGGGGCGAGGCCTACGGTCTCGTCGGCGAGTCCGGCTGCGGCAAGTCGACGGTGGCCTTCTCGGCGGTGCATTATCTGCCCGACAACGTCGTGCCCCTCGGCGGCTCCATCCGCATCGCCGGACGGGAGGTGTCGCGGCTTTCCGCCGGCGAGCTGATGCTGATGCGCAAGTCCATCGTCTCGATGGTCTACCAGAGCGCCTCCACCGCCCTCAACCCGACCCTGACCATAGCGCGGCAGGTCGCCGAGGTCTTCGAGCTCAAGGGCCTGTCCGGCGAGGCGGCGCTGCGCGAGACCGAGGCGGCCCTGCGCAAGGTGAAGATCTCGGACGTCGCCAAGGTCATGCGCAGCTATCCGCACCAGCTCTCGGGGGGGATGCAGCAGCGGGTGGTGATCGCGATGGCGATCTCGGCATCGCCCGAGCTGATCATCCTCGACGAGCCGACGACCGGCCTCGACGCCACCGTCGAGGCCGACATCATCGACCTCCTGCGCCATCTCGGTGCGGAAATGGGCGTCTCCTATCTCTTCATCAGCCACAATCTCGGGCTCGTCGCCCAGGTCTGCGACCGGGTCGGGGTTCTCTATGCGGGACGGCTGGTCGAGGAAGGCGACGCCGGGGCGCTGTTCCGCAACCCGCGCCATCCCTACACGTCGCGGCTGCTGCGCTGCGCGCCCAACTGGGGCGCGCAGAAGGCGGACGGCCCGCTGGAGACGATCCCCGGCTTTCCGCCCCGCCCGGGCGAGGCGATCGCGGGCTGCGTGTTCGAGGCGCGCTGTCCCCTCGCCCAGCCGGTATGCCGCACCACGCCGCCGCCGGCCGTCGCCTACGAGGCGGGCCACGTGACGTGGTGCCACCGGCATCAGGAGGTCCCCTCGCTCGCCGCCGGAGCGGACCGGACGGCGCGCCTCGCCGGCACCGCCGCGCGCGACGCATCCGCCCCCGTTCTTCTCGAGACCCGGCAGCTCGACAAGAGCTATGGCGAGGGGCCGCACCGGGTCAGGGTCCTTTCGGGAATCGACCTCGCGATCCGCGCCGGCGAGGTGCTCGGTATCGTCGGCGAATCCGGCTCGGGGAAATCAACCCTCGCCAAGGTGATCACCGGGCTGGAGGCGCCGGACGACGAAACGTCGCTGGTCTATGCCGGCTCGCCCCTTCCCGGCCACGTCCGCAAACGCAGCGCCGAGCAGACCCGGGGCATCCAGATGGTGTTCCAGGATCCCGGCTCCTCGCTCAACCCGAGCCATTCGGTCGGCCAGATCCTGTCGCGCACCATCCGTCGCCAGCTCGGCCTGTCCGGCACCGCATGCACGGCGCGCATCGATGCGGTCGCCGGGAAGGCGCGCCTCGACGGGCACCATATCGCGGCGCGGCCCGTCGAGCTTTCGGGCGGCCTCAAGCAGCGCGTCGCCATTGCCCGCGCCATCGCAGGCGAGCCCCGGCTCGTCATCTGCGACGAGCCGACATCGGCCCTCGACGTGTCCGTGCAGGCCGCGATCGTCAACCTCCTCGCCGACCTTCAGCGGACCGAAGGGCTCAGCCTCGTCTTCGTCTCGCACGATCTCGGCGTAGTCCGCTACATCTCCGACCGGATCATGGTGCTCTATCTCGGACGGGTGATGGAGATCGGGCCGGCCGCGGCGGTGTTCGACGGCCCGCACCATCCCTATACCGAAGCCCTGCTTTCTGCGGCTCCGCAAATGGAAACCGCGACCGAAGACAGGCGCAAGGCCGGCGCACGGCGCATCACCCTCACCGGCGAGATACCACGCCATTCCAACCCGCCGACGGGATGCGTGTTCCACACGCGCTGCTTCCGCAAGGTCGGCGCGATCTGCGAGACCGAGGCCCCTCCATGCCAGACGGACGGCGCCGGGCACGAGGTCTTCTGCCACATTCCGCTGAACGAGCTCGGCCGGCAATCCCGGCCGTCGAGGACGTCGGCTCCCCGAGACACCGTGACGACAGGACAGGAATAA